One window of Prionailurus bengalensis isolate Pbe53 chromosome B1, Fcat_Pben_1.1_paternal_pri, whole genome shotgun sequence genomic DNA carries:
- the PCDH7 gene encoding protocadherin-7 isoform X7, whose translation MLRMRTAGWARGWCLGCCLLLPLSLSLAAAKQLLRYRLAEEGPADVRIGNVASDLGIVTGSGEVTFSLESGSEYLKIDNLTGELSTSERRIDREKLPQCQMIFDENECFLDFEVSVIGPSQSWVDLFEGRVIVLDINDNTPTFPSPVLTLTVEENRPVGTLYLLPTATDRDFGRNGIERYELLQEPGGGGGGGGGGGEGRRAGPADSAPYPGGGGNGASGGGPGGSKRRPDAPEGGGGTNPGGRSSVFELQVADTPDGEKQPQLIVKGALDREQRDSYELTLRVRDGGDPPRSSQAILRVLITDVNDNSPRFEKSVYEADLAENSAPGTPILQLRAADLDVGVNGQIEYVFGAATESVRRLLRLDETSGWLSVLHRIDREEVNQLRFTVMARDRGQPPKTDKATVVLNIKDENDNVPSIEIRKIGRIPLKDGVANVAEDVLVDTPIALVQVSDRDQGENGVVTCTVVGDVPFQLKPASDTEGDQNKKKYFLHTSAPLDYETTREFNVVIVAVDSGSPSLSSNNSLVVKVGDTNDNPPVFGQSVVEVYFPENNIPGERVATVLATDADSGKNAEIAYSLDSSVMGIFAIDPDSGDILVNTVLDREQTDRYEFKVNAKDKGIPVLQGSTTVIVQVADKNDNDPKFMQDVFTFYVKENLQPNSPVGMVTVMDADKGRNAEMSLYIEENSNIFSIENDTGTIYSTMSFDREHQTTYTFRVKAVDGGDPPRSATATVSLFVMDENDNAPTVTLPRNISYTLLPPSSNVRTVVATVLATDSDDGINADLNYSIVGGNPFKLFEIDSTSGVVSLVGKLTQKHYGLHRLVVQVNDSGQPSQSTTTLVHVFVNESVSNATVIDSQIARSLHTPLTQDIAGDPSYEISKQRLSIVIGVVAGIMTVILIILIVVMARYCRSKSKNGYEAGKKDHEDFFTPQQHDKSKKPKKDKKNKKSKQPLYSSIVTVEASKPNGQRYDSVNEKLSDSPNMGRYRSVNGGPGSPDLARHYKSSSPLPTVQLHPQSPTAGKKHQAVQDLPPANTFVGAGDNISIGSDHCSEYSCQTNNKYSKQMRLHPYITVFG comes from the exons ATGCTGAGGATGCGGACCGCGGGATGGGCGCGCGGCTGGTGCCTGGGCTGCTGCCTCCTCTTGCCGCTCTCGCTCAGCCTGGCGGCCGCCAAGCAACTCCTCCGGTATCGACTGGCCGAGGAGGGCCCGGCGGACGTCCGCATCGGCAACGTCGCCTCGGACCTGGGCATCGTGACCGGCTCGGGTGAGGTGACTTTCAGCCTCGAGTCGGGCTCGGAGTACCTGAAGATCGACAACCTCACCGGCGAGCTGAGCACCAGCGAGCGGCGCATCGACCGCGAGAAGCTGCCCCAGTGTCAGATGATCTTCGACGAGAACGAGTGCTTTCTGGACTTCGAGGTGTCGGTGATCGGGCCCTCGCAGAGCTGGGTGGACCTGTTCGAGGGCCGGGTCATCGTGCTCGACATCAACGACAACACGCCCACCTTCCCGTCACCCGTGCTCACGCTCACCGTGGAGGAGAACCGGCCGGTGGGCACTCTCTACCTGCTGCCCACCGCCACGGACCGTGACTTCGGCCGCAACGGCATCGAGCGCTACGAGCTGCTCCAGGAgcccgggggcggcggcggcggcggcggcggcggcggcgagggcCGGCGCGCCGGGCCTGCCGACAGCGCCCCCTACCCCGGGGGCGGCGGGAACGGCGCGAGCGGCGGCGGCCCAGGCGGCTCCAAGAGGCGGCCGGACGCGCCGGAGGGCGGCGGCGGGACCAACCCCGGCGGCCGCAGCAGCGTGTTCGAACTGCAGGTGGCCGACACCCCGGATGGCGAGAAGCAGCCACAGCTGATCGTGAAGGGGGCGCTGGACCGGGAACAACGCGACTCCTACGAGCTGACCCTGCGGGTGCGCGACGGTGGAGACCCGCCGCGCTCCTCTCAGGCCATCTTGCGGGTGCTCATCACCGACGTGAACGACAACAGCCCCCGCTTCGAGAAGAGCGTGTACGAGGCGGACCTCGCCGAGAACAGCGCCCCGGGGACTCCCATCCTGCAGTTGCGCGCCGCCGACCTGGACGTGGGGGTCAACGGGCAGATCGAGTACGTGTTCGGAGCCGCTACCGAGTCTGTGCGGCGGCTGCTGCGCCTCGACGAGACGTCCGGCTGGCTCAGTGTCCTGCACCGTATCGACCGGGAGGAGGTGAACCAGCTGCGCTTCACGGTCATGGCCCGGGACCGCGGGCAGCCCCCCAAGACCGACAAGGCCACGGTGGTCCTCAACATCAAGGACGAGAACGACAATGTGCCGTCCATTGAAATCCGCAAGATCGGGCGTATCCCGCTCAAGGACGGGGTGGCCAACGTGGCGGAGGATGTTCTTGTCGACACCCCCATTGCTCTGGTGCAGGTGTCCGACCGAGACCAAGGCGAGAACGGCGTGGTCACCTGCACCGTGGTGGGCGACGTGCCCTTCCAGCTCAAGCCGGCCAGCGACACAGAGGGCGACCAGAACAAGAAAAAGTACTTTCTGCACACCTCGGCCCCTTTGGACTATGAGACCACCCGGGAGTTCAACGTGGTCATCGTGGCGGTGGACTCGGGCAGCCCCAGCCTCTCCAGCAACAACTCCCTGGTTGTCAAGGTAGGAGACACTAATGACAACCCGCCTGTCTTCGGCCAGTCAGTAGTGGAGGTTTACTTTCCCGAGAACAACATCCCTGGAGAGAGGGTGGCCACGGTGCTGGCGACGGACGCCGACAGCGGGAAAAATGCAGAGATCGCCTACTCGCTGGATTCCTCTGTGATGGGGATCTTTGCCATCGATCCTGATTCCGGGGACATCCTCGTCAATACGGTACTGGACCGCGAACAGACTGACAGGTATGAGTTTAAAGTTAACGCCAAAGACAAAGGCATCCCAGTGTTACAGGGCAGCACCACCGTGATTGTGCAGGTGGCTGACAAGAATGACAATGACCCTAAGTTTATGCAGGACGTCTTTACGTTTTATGTGAAAGAAAACTTGCAGCCCAACAGCCCTGTGGGGATGGTCACGGTGATGGATGCTGACAAGGGACGCAATGCAGAGATGAGCCTCTACATAGAGGAAAACAGTAACATTTTCTCCATTGAAAATGACACGGGGACCATTTATTCCACAATGTCTTTTGACCGGGAACATCAGACCACATACACGTTCAGAGTCAAGGCTGTGGATGGGGGAGATCCTCCCAGATCAGCCACAGCCACGGTCTCTCTCTTTGTCATGGATGAGAACGACAACGCTCCCACCGTTACCCTTCCCAGAAACATTTCCTACACTTTACTGCCACCTTCAAGTAATGTCAGGACAGTAGTAGCTACAGTGTTGGCAACAGACAGTGACGATGGCATCAATGCAGACCTTAACTACAGCATTGTGGGAGGGAATCCCTTCAAGCTGTTTGAAATTGATTCCACCAGCGGTGTGGTTTCCTTAGTGGGGAAACTCACCCAAAAGCATTATGGCTTGCACAGGTTGGTGGTGCAAGTGAATGACAGTGGACAGCCTTCCCAGTCCACCACGACCCTGGTGCATGTGTTTGTCAATGAAAGTGTTTCTAATGCAACTGTGATTGACTCACAGATAGCCAGAAGTTTGCACACCCCACTCACGCAGGATATAGCTGGTGACCCAAGTTACGAAATTAGCAAGCAGAGACTCAGTATTGTCATTGGGGTGGTGGCCGGGATTATGACCGTGATTCTAATCATCTTAATTGTAGTGATGGCAAGGTACTGCCGGTCCAAAAGCAAAAATGGCTATGAAGCTGGCAAAAAAGATCATGAAGACTTTTTTACACCCCAGCAGCATGACAAATCTAAAAAGcctaaaaaagacaagaaaaacaaaaaatctaagcAGCCTCTCTACAGCAGCATTGTCACTGTAGAAGCTTCTAAACCAAATGGACAGAGGTATGATAGTGTCAATGAGAAGCTGTCAGACAGCCCAAACATGGGGCGATACCGATCCGTTAACGGTGGGCCTGGCAGTCCTGACCTGGCCAGGCATTACAAATCTAGTTCTCCATTGCCTACTGTCCAGCTTCATCCCCAGTCACCAACTGCAGGAAAAAAACACCAGGCCGTACAAGATCTACCACCAGCCAACACATTTGTGGGAGCAGGAGACAACATTTCAATTGGATCAGATCACTGCTCTGAATACAGCTGTCAAACCAATAACAAGTACAGCAAACAG atGCGTCTACATCCATACATTACTGTGTTTGGCTGA
- the PCDH7 gene encoding protocadherin-7 isoform X8 — translation MLRMRTAGWARGWCLGCCLLLPLSLSLAAAKQLLRYRLAEEGPADVRIGNVASDLGIVTGSGEVTFSLESGSEYLKIDNLTGELSTSERRIDREKLPQCQMIFDENECFLDFEVSVIGPSQSWVDLFEGRVIVLDINDNTPTFPSPVLTLTVEENRPVGTLYLLPTATDRDFGRNGIERYELLQEPGGGGGGGGGGGEGRRAGPADSAPYPGGGGNGASGGGPGGSKRRPDAPEGGGGTNPGGRSSVFELQVADTPDGEKQPQLIVKGALDREQRDSYELTLRVRDGGDPPRSSQAILRVLITDVNDNSPRFEKSVYEADLAENSAPGTPILQLRAADLDVGVNGQIEYVFGAATESVRRLLRLDETSGWLSVLHRIDREEVNQLRFTVMARDRGQPPKTDKATVVLNIKDENDNVPSIEIRKIGRIPLKDGVANVAEDVLVDTPIALVQVSDRDQGENGVVTCTVVGDVPFQLKPASDTEGDQNKKKYFLHTSAPLDYETTREFNVVIVAVDSGSPSLSSNNSLVVKVGDTNDNPPVFGQSVVEVYFPENNIPGERVATVLATDADSGKNAEIAYSLDSSVMGIFAIDPDSGDILVNTVLDREQTDRYEFKVNAKDKGIPVLQGSTTVIVQVADKNDNDPKFMQDVFTFYVKENLQPNSPVGMVTVMDADKGRNAEMSLYIEENSNIFSIENDTGTIYSTMSFDREHQTTYTFRVKAVDGGDPPRSATATVSLFVMDENDNAPTVTLPRNISYTLLPPSSNVRTVVATVLATDSDDGINADLNYSIVGGNPFKLFEIDSTSGVVSLVGKLTQKHYGLHRLVVQVNDSGQPSQSTTTLVHVFVNESVSNATVIDSQIARSLHTPLTQDIAGDPSYEISKQRLSIVIGVVAGIMTVILIILIVVMARYCRSKSKNGYEAGKKDHEDFFTPQQHDKSKKPKKDKKNKKSKQPLYSSIVTVEASKPNGQRYDSVNEKLSDSPNMGRYRSVNGGPGSPDLARHYKSSSPLPTVQLHPQSPTAGKKHQAVQDLPPANTFVGAGDNISIGSDHCSEYSCQTNNKYSKQIQDLFQM, via the coding sequence ATGCTGAGGATGCGGACCGCGGGATGGGCGCGCGGCTGGTGCCTGGGCTGCTGCCTCCTCTTGCCGCTCTCGCTCAGCCTGGCGGCCGCCAAGCAACTCCTCCGGTATCGACTGGCCGAGGAGGGCCCGGCGGACGTCCGCATCGGCAACGTCGCCTCGGACCTGGGCATCGTGACCGGCTCGGGTGAGGTGACTTTCAGCCTCGAGTCGGGCTCGGAGTACCTGAAGATCGACAACCTCACCGGCGAGCTGAGCACCAGCGAGCGGCGCATCGACCGCGAGAAGCTGCCCCAGTGTCAGATGATCTTCGACGAGAACGAGTGCTTTCTGGACTTCGAGGTGTCGGTGATCGGGCCCTCGCAGAGCTGGGTGGACCTGTTCGAGGGCCGGGTCATCGTGCTCGACATCAACGACAACACGCCCACCTTCCCGTCACCCGTGCTCACGCTCACCGTGGAGGAGAACCGGCCGGTGGGCACTCTCTACCTGCTGCCCACCGCCACGGACCGTGACTTCGGCCGCAACGGCATCGAGCGCTACGAGCTGCTCCAGGAgcccgggggcggcggcggcggcggcggcggcggcggcgagggcCGGCGCGCCGGGCCTGCCGACAGCGCCCCCTACCCCGGGGGCGGCGGGAACGGCGCGAGCGGCGGCGGCCCAGGCGGCTCCAAGAGGCGGCCGGACGCGCCGGAGGGCGGCGGCGGGACCAACCCCGGCGGCCGCAGCAGCGTGTTCGAACTGCAGGTGGCCGACACCCCGGATGGCGAGAAGCAGCCACAGCTGATCGTGAAGGGGGCGCTGGACCGGGAACAACGCGACTCCTACGAGCTGACCCTGCGGGTGCGCGACGGTGGAGACCCGCCGCGCTCCTCTCAGGCCATCTTGCGGGTGCTCATCACCGACGTGAACGACAACAGCCCCCGCTTCGAGAAGAGCGTGTACGAGGCGGACCTCGCCGAGAACAGCGCCCCGGGGACTCCCATCCTGCAGTTGCGCGCCGCCGACCTGGACGTGGGGGTCAACGGGCAGATCGAGTACGTGTTCGGAGCCGCTACCGAGTCTGTGCGGCGGCTGCTGCGCCTCGACGAGACGTCCGGCTGGCTCAGTGTCCTGCACCGTATCGACCGGGAGGAGGTGAACCAGCTGCGCTTCACGGTCATGGCCCGGGACCGCGGGCAGCCCCCCAAGACCGACAAGGCCACGGTGGTCCTCAACATCAAGGACGAGAACGACAATGTGCCGTCCATTGAAATCCGCAAGATCGGGCGTATCCCGCTCAAGGACGGGGTGGCCAACGTGGCGGAGGATGTTCTTGTCGACACCCCCATTGCTCTGGTGCAGGTGTCCGACCGAGACCAAGGCGAGAACGGCGTGGTCACCTGCACCGTGGTGGGCGACGTGCCCTTCCAGCTCAAGCCGGCCAGCGACACAGAGGGCGACCAGAACAAGAAAAAGTACTTTCTGCACACCTCGGCCCCTTTGGACTATGAGACCACCCGGGAGTTCAACGTGGTCATCGTGGCGGTGGACTCGGGCAGCCCCAGCCTCTCCAGCAACAACTCCCTGGTTGTCAAGGTAGGAGACACTAATGACAACCCGCCTGTCTTCGGCCAGTCAGTAGTGGAGGTTTACTTTCCCGAGAACAACATCCCTGGAGAGAGGGTGGCCACGGTGCTGGCGACGGACGCCGACAGCGGGAAAAATGCAGAGATCGCCTACTCGCTGGATTCCTCTGTGATGGGGATCTTTGCCATCGATCCTGATTCCGGGGACATCCTCGTCAATACGGTACTGGACCGCGAACAGACTGACAGGTATGAGTTTAAAGTTAACGCCAAAGACAAAGGCATCCCAGTGTTACAGGGCAGCACCACCGTGATTGTGCAGGTGGCTGACAAGAATGACAATGACCCTAAGTTTATGCAGGACGTCTTTACGTTTTATGTGAAAGAAAACTTGCAGCCCAACAGCCCTGTGGGGATGGTCACGGTGATGGATGCTGACAAGGGACGCAATGCAGAGATGAGCCTCTACATAGAGGAAAACAGTAACATTTTCTCCATTGAAAATGACACGGGGACCATTTATTCCACAATGTCTTTTGACCGGGAACATCAGACCACATACACGTTCAGAGTCAAGGCTGTGGATGGGGGAGATCCTCCCAGATCAGCCACAGCCACGGTCTCTCTCTTTGTCATGGATGAGAACGACAACGCTCCCACCGTTACCCTTCCCAGAAACATTTCCTACACTTTACTGCCACCTTCAAGTAATGTCAGGACAGTAGTAGCTACAGTGTTGGCAACAGACAGTGACGATGGCATCAATGCAGACCTTAACTACAGCATTGTGGGAGGGAATCCCTTCAAGCTGTTTGAAATTGATTCCACCAGCGGTGTGGTTTCCTTAGTGGGGAAACTCACCCAAAAGCATTATGGCTTGCACAGGTTGGTGGTGCAAGTGAATGACAGTGGACAGCCTTCCCAGTCCACCACGACCCTGGTGCATGTGTTTGTCAATGAAAGTGTTTCTAATGCAACTGTGATTGACTCACAGATAGCCAGAAGTTTGCACACCCCACTCACGCAGGATATAGCTGGTGACCCAAGTTACGAAATTAGCAAGCAGAGACTCAGTATTGTCATTGGGGTGGTGGCCGGGATTATGACCGTGATTCTAATCATCTTAATTGTAGTGATGGCAAGGTACTGCCGGTCCAAAAGCAAAAATGGCTATGAAGCTGGCAAAAAAGATCATGAAGACTTTTTTACACCCCAGCAGCATGACAAATCTAAAAAGcctaaaaaagacaagaaaaacaaaaaatctaagcAGCCTCTCTACAGCAGCATTGTCACTGTAGAAGCTTCTAAACCAAATGGACAGAGGTATGATAGTGTCAATGAGAAGCTGTCAGACAGCCCAAACATGGGGCGATACCGATCCGTTAACGGTGGGCCTGGCAGTCCTGACCTGGCCAGGCATTACAAATCTAGTTCTCCATTGCCTACTGTCCAGCTTCATCCCCAGTCACCAACTGCAGGAAAAAAACACCAGGCCGTACAAGATCTACCACCAGCCAACACATTTGTGGGAGCAGGAGACAACATTTCAATTGGATCAGATCACTGCTCTGAATACAGCTGTCAAACCAATAACAAGTACAGCAAACAG
- the PCDH7 gene encoding protocadherin-7 isoform X4, with protein MLRMRTAGWARGWCLGCCLLLPLSLSLAAAKQLLRYRLAEEGPADVRIGNVASDLGIVTGSGEVTFSLESGSEYLKIDNLTGELSTSERRIDREKLPQCQMIFDENECFLDFEVSVIGPSQSWVDLFEGRVIVLDINDNTPTFPSPVLTLTVEENRPVGTLYLLPTATDRDFGRNGIERYELLQEPGGGGGGGGGGGEGRRAGPADSAPYPGGGGNGASGGGPGGSKRRPDAPEGGGGTNPGGRSSVFELQVADTPDGEKQPQLIVKGALDREQRDSYELTLRVRDGGDPPRSSQAILRVLITDVNDNSPRFEKSVYEADLAENSAPGTPILQLRAADLDVGVNGQIEYVFGAATESVRRLLRLDETSGWLSVLHRIDREEVNQLRFTVMARDRGQPPKTDKATVVLNIKDENDNVPSIEIRKIGRIPLKDGVANVAEDVLVDTPIALVQVSDRDQGENGVVTCTVVGDVPFQLKPASDTEGDQNKKKYFLHTSAPLDYETTREFNVVIVAVDSGSPSLSSNNSLVVKVGDTNDNPPVFGQSVVEVYFPENNIPGERVATVLATDADSGKNAEIAYSLDSSVMGIFAIDPDSGDILVNTVLDREQTDRYEFKVNAKDKGIPVLQGSTTVIVQVADKNDNDPKFMQDVFTFYVKENLQPNSPVGMVTVMDADKGRNAEMSLYIEENSNIFSIENDTGTIYSTMSFDREHQTTYTFRVKAVDGGDPPRSATATVSLFVMDENDNAPTVTLPRNISYTLLPPSSNVRTVVATVLATDSDDGINADLNYSIVGGNPFKLFEIDSTSGVVSLVGKLTQKHYGLHRLVVQVNDSGQPSQSTTTLVHVFVNESVSNATVIDSQIARSLHTPLTQDIAGDPSYEISKQRLSIVIGVVAGIMTVILIILIVVMARYCRSKSKNGYEAGKKDHEDFFTPQQHDKSKKPKKDKKNKKSKQPLYSSIVTVEASKPNGQRYDSVNEKLSDSPNMGRYRSVNGGPGSPDLARHYKSSSPLPTVQLHPQSPTAGKKHQAVQDLPPANTFVGAGDNISIGSDHCSEYSCQTNNKYSKQPFRRVTFSVVSQPQDPHQGSLQSCYDSGLEESETPSSKSSSGPRLGALPLPEDSYERTTPDGSVGEAEHMENGVAAITTFPFLPFPHGKTHGRRVLLRPLH; from the coding sequence ATGCTGAGGATGCGGACCGCGGGATGGGCGCGCGGCTGGTGCCTGGGCTGCTGCCTCCTCTTGCCGCTCTCGCTCAGCCTGGCGGCCGCCAAGCAACTCCTCCGGTATCGACTGGCCGAGGAGGGCCCGGCGGACGTCCGCATCGGCAACGTCGCCTCGGACCTGGGCATCGTGACCGGCTCGGGTGAGGTGACTTTCAGCCTCGAGTCGGGCTCGGAGTACCTGAAGATCGACAACCTCACCGGCGAGCTGAGCACCAGCGAGCGGCGCATCGACCGCGAGAAGCTGCCCCAGTGTCAGATGATCTTCGACGAGAACGAGTGCTTTCTGGACTTCGAGGTGTCGGTGATCGGGCCCTCGCAGAGCTGGGTGGACCTGTTCGAGGGCCGGGTCATCGTGCTCGACATCAACGACAACACGCCCACCTTCCCGTCACCCGTGCTCACGCTCACCGTGGAGGAGAACCGGCCGGTGGGCACTCTCTACCTGCTGCCCACCGCCACGGACCGTGACTTCGGCCGCAACGGCATCGAGCGCTACGAGCTGCTCCAGGAgcccgggggcggcggcggcggcggcggcggcggcggcgagggcCGGCGCGCCGGGCCTGCCGACAGCGCCCCCTACCCCGGGGGCGGCGGGAACGGCGCGAGCGGCGGCGGCCCAGGCGGCTCCAAGAGGCGGCCGGACGCGCCGGAGGGCGGCGGCGGGACCAACCCCGGCGGCCGCAGCAGCGTGTTCGAACTGCAGGTGGCCGACACCCCGGATGGCGAGAAGCAGCCACAGCTGATCGTGAAGGGGGCGCTGGACCGGGAACAACGCGACTCCTACGAGCTGACCCTGCGGGTGCGCGACGGTGGAGACCCGCCGCGCTCCTCTCAGGCCATCTTGCGGGTGCTCATCACCGACGTGAACGACAACAGCCCCCGCTTCGAGAAGAGCGTGTACGAGGCGGACCTCGCCGAGAACAGCGCCCCGGGGACTCCCATCCTGCAGTTGCGCGCCGCCGACCTGGACGTGGGGGTCAACGGGCAGATCGAGTACGTGTTCGGAGCCGCTACCGAGTCTGTGCGGCGGCTGCTGCGCCTCGACGAGACGTCCGGCTGGCTCAGTGTCCTGCACCGTATCGACCGGGAGGAGGTGAACCAGCTGCGCTTCACGGTCATGGCCCGGGACCGCGGGCAGCCCCCCAAGACCGACAAGGCCACGGTGGTCCTCAACATCAAGGACGAGAACGACAATGTGCCGTCCATTGAAATCCGCAAGATCGGGCGTATCCCGCTCAAGGACGGGGTGGCCAACGTGGCGGAGGATGTTCTTGTCGACACCCCCATTGCTCTGGTGCAGGTGTCCGACCGAGACCAAGGCGAGAACGGCGTGGTCACCTGCACCGTGGTGGGCGACGTGCCCTTCCAGCTCAAGCCGGCCAGCGACACAGAGGGCGACCAGAACAAGAAAAAGTACTTTCTGCACACCTCGGCCCCTTTGGACTATGAGACCACCCGGGAGTTCAACGTGGTCATCGTGGCGGTGGACTCGGGCAGCCCCAGCCTCTCCAGCAACAACTCCCTGGTTGTCAAGGTAGGAGACACTAATGACAACCCGCCTGTCTTCGGCCAGTCAGTAGTGGAGGTTTACTTTCCCGAGAACAACATCCCTGGAGAGAGGGTGGCCACGGTGCTGGCGACGGACGCCGACAGCGGGAAAAATGCAGAGATCGCCTACTCGCTGGATTCCTCTGTGATGGGGATCTTTGCCATCGATCCTGATTCCGGGGACATCCTCGTCAATACGGTACTGGACCGCGAACAGACTGACAGGTATGAGTTTAAAGTTAACGCCAAAGACAAAGGCATCCCAGTGTTACAGGGCAGCACCACCGTGATTGTGCAGGTGGCTGACAAGAATGACAATGACCCTAAGTTTATGCAGGACGTCTTTACGTTTTATGTGAAAGAAAACTTGCAGCCCAACAGCCCTGTGGGGATGGTCACGGTGATGGATGCTGACAAGGGACGCAATGCAGAGATGAGCCTCTACATAGAGGAAAACAGTAACATTTTCTCCATTGAAAATGACACGGGGACCATTTATTCCACAATGTCTTTTGACCGGGAACATCAGACCACATACACGTTCAGAGTCAAGGCTGTGGATGGGGGAGATCCTCCCAGATCAGCCACAGCCACGGTCTCTCTCTTTGTCATGGATGAGAACGACAACGCTCCCACCGTTACCCTTCCCAGAAACATTTCCTACACTTTACTGCCACCTTCAAGTAATGTCAGGACAGTAGTAGCTACAGTGTTGGCAACAGACAGTGACGATGGCATCAATGCAGACCTTAACTACAGCATTGTGGGAGGGAATCCCTTCAAGCTGTTTGAAATTGATTCCACCAGCGGTGTGGTTTCCTTAGTGGGGAAACTCACCCAAAAGCATTATGGCTTGCACAGGTTGGTGGTGCAAGTGAATGACAGTGGACAGCCTTCCCAGTCCACCACGACCCTGGTGCATGTGTTTGTCAATGAAAGTGTTTCTAATGCAACTGTGATTGACTCACAGATAGCCAGAAGTTTGCACACCCCACTCACGCAGGATATAGCTGGTGACCCAAGTTACGAAATTAGCAAGCAGAGACTCAGTATTGTCATTGGGGTGGTGGCCGGGATTATGACCGTGATTCTAATCATCTTAATTGTAGTGATGGCAAGGTACTGCCGGTCCAAAAGCAAAAATGGCTATGAAGCTGGCAAAAAAGATCATGAAGACTTTTTTACACCCCAGCAGCATGACAAATCTAAAAAGcctaaaaaagacaagaaaaacaaaaaatctaagcAGCCTCTCTACAGCAGCATTGTCACTGTAGAAGCTTCTAAACCAAATGGACAGAGGTATGATAGTGTCAATGAGAAGCTGTCAGACAGCCCAAACATGGGGCGATACCGATCCGTTAACGGTGGGCCTGGCAGTCCTGACCTGGCCAGGCATTACAAATCTAGTTCTCCATTGCCTACTGTCCAGCTTCATCCCCAGTCACCAACTGCAGGAAAAAAACACCAGGCCGTACAAGATCTACCACCAGCCAACACATTTGTGGGAGCAGGAGACAACATTTCAATTGGATCAGATCACTGCTCTGAATACAGCTGTCAAACCAATAACAAGTACAGCAAACAG